A genome region from Camelina sativa cultivar DH55 chromosome 10, Cs, whole genome shotgun sequence includes the following:
- the LOC104719651 gene encoding glutaredoxin-C2, whose translation MATQKAKDIVNSDSVVVFSKTFCPYCVRVKELLQQLGAKFKAVELDTENDGSQIQSALGEWTGQRTVPNVFIGGNHIGGCDATSNLHKDGKLVPLLTEAGAIAGKTATTSA comes from the exons ATGGCGACTCAGAAGGCTAAGGACATCGTTAACAGCGACTCAGTCGTTGTTTTCAG CAAGACGTTTTGTCCTTACTGCGTGAGGGTGAAGGAGCTTTTGCAACAATTGGGAGCAAAGTTCAAGGCCGTTGAGCTCGACACCGAGA ATGATGGTAGCCAAATTCAATCAGCTCTTGGAGAATGGACTGGACAACGCACTGTGCCTAATGTGTTTATTGGAGGAAATCACATCGGTGGCTGCGATG CAACATCAAACTTGCATAAAGACGGGAAGTTGGTTCCTCTGCTAACTGAAGCTGGAGCTATCGCTGGAAAGACTGCAACAACTTCTGCTTAA